In a genomic window of Rhinopithecus roxellana isolate Shanxi Qingling chromosome 2, ASM756505v1, whole genome shotgun sequence:
- the PRR27 gene encoding proline-rich protein 27, which yields MKLLLWACIVCVAFARKRRFPFNDEDYNDYHHPLHPSLNIPYGIRNLPPPLYYPPVNTVPNYPGNTYTDTRLPPYPWILPAPGFRYVYHIPGFPLATRLNVPLLPPRDFPFVPPSRIFSAAAAPAAPPIAAEPAAAAPPTATPVAAEPAAEAPVAAEPAAEALVGAEPAAEAPVAAETAAEAPVGAEPAADSPSAAEPATAKPAAPEPHPSPSLHQANQ from the exons ATGAAGCTTCTCCTTTGGGCCTGCATTGTATGTGTTGCTTTTGCAAGGAAG agaCGGTTCCCCTTCAATGATgag gATTACAATGACTATCATCACCCACTTCATCCATCTCTGAATATTCCTTATGGGATACGGAATTTGCCACCTCCTCTTTACTATCCCCCAGTGAATACAGTCCCCAATTACCCTGGAAATACTTACACTGACACCCGGTTACCTCCATATCCCTGGATTCTACCTGCTCCTGGATTCCGCTATGTCTATCACATCCCTGGTTTTCCCTTAGCTACTCGGTTGAATGTTCCTCTGCTCCCTCCTAGGGATTTCCCCTTTGTCCCTCCTTCAAGGATTTTTTCAGCAGCTGCAGCACCCGCTGCCCCACCTATTGCAGCTGAGCCTGCTGCAGCTGCACCTCCTACAGCCACACCTGTAGCAGCTGAGCCTGCTGCAGAAGCCCCTGTTGCAGCTGAGCCTGCTGCAGAGGCACTTGTTGGAGCTGAGCCTGCTGCAGAG GCACCTGTTGCAGCCGAGACTGCTGCAGAGGCACCTGTTGGAGCTGAGCCCGCTGCAGATTCACCTTCAGCAGCTGAACCTGCTACAGCCAAGCCTGCTGCCCCAGAACCTcacccttctccctctcttcacCAG gcAAATCAGTGA